One Solea senegalensis isolate Sse05_10M linkage group LG13, IFAPA_SoseM_1, whole genome shotgun sequence DNA segment encodes these proteins:
- the taf9 gene encoding transcription initiation factor TFIID subunit 9, with protein sequence MSAPKTIPKDAQVMIQILKDMGITEYEPRVINQMLEFTYRYVTTIIEDAKIYSTHAKKSSVDADDIKLAIQCRMDQSFTSPPPRDFLLEVARQKNQSPLPLIKPYTGPRLPPDRYCLTAPNYRLKSVQKKLASSASRISVPRLSVGTVSSRPSTPTLGTPSVQSVTAKVGAPVSLTGQRFTVQIPPPSQTTTAKTTTSSTPASNVLINQSLIGSKNILITTNMVSQNSGGSESLKRKHEDEDDYDAL encoded by the exons ATGTCTGCCCCGAAAACGATCCCGAAAGACGCTCAG GTGATGATCCAGATCCTGAAGGACATGGGAATCACAGAGTACGAACCACGAGTCATCAACCAGATGCTGGAGTTCACATACA GATACGTGACGACGATCATCGAAGACGCCAAGATCTACTCCACGCACGCCAAGAAGTCCAGTGTGGACGCCGACGACATCAAACTGGCTATCCAGTGCCGCATGGATCAGTCGTTCACGTCGCCACCGCCGCGAGAC ttcTTGTTGGAGGTCGCCCGGCAGAAGAACCAGAGTCCTCTGCCGCTCATCAAACCCTACACTGGACCACGTCTTCCTCCAGACCGCTACTGTCTGACGGCGCCAAACTACAGACTCAAGTCTGTCCAGAAGAAG TTGGCTTCGTCTGCCAGCAGGATATCTGTGCCTCGTCTCAGTGTCGGCACCGTCTCCAGCAGACCGAGCACACCGACACTCG GAACGCCGTCGGTTCAGTCCGTCACTGCTAAAGTCGGAGCTCCGGTGTCGTTGACGGGTCAGAGGTTCACCGTACAGATCCCGCCCCCTTCTCAGACGACCACCGCTAAAACCA CGACGTCGTCCACGCCGGCCTCCAACGTCCTCATCAACCAATCACTGATCGGCTCCAAAAACATCCTCATCACCACCAACATGGTGTCGCAGAACAGCGGCGGTAGTGAGTCGCTGAAGAGAAAacacgaggacgaggacgactACGACGCTTTATGA
- the LOC122779845 gene encoding homeobox protein CDX-1-like, with protein MYVSYLQLDKDSSMYPHQNPVTRHPGLSLSPQNFAVPAPPQYSDFAGYHHHHHHHPHHPHHGLTNDPVQQATGPGAGGWSPAYPPPPPPSAAAAAPPPRDDWSTHHHYAAAAAAAASTASTVPGAVGPTLGFSPPEFSGQPPALLPASLNVSAGPLSPGSPQRRNPYDWIRRSSAPPANPNGKTRTKDKYRVVYTDHQRLELEKEFHYSKYITIRRKAELALSLSLSERQVKIWFQNRRAKERKINKKKLQQPASSTTTPTPPTGTSGGGGGLHRNGSSSVTMVTSSSGSNGLVSPSSLPLNIKEEY; from the exons ATGTACGTGAGTTACCTTCAGCTGGACAAAGACTCCTCCATGTACCCGCACCAGAACCCGGTCACCCGACACCCGGGCCTCAGCCTCAGCCCGCAGAACTTCGCGGTGCCGGCGCCGCCGCAGTACTCGGATTTCGCGggctaccaccaccaccaccaccatcacccgCACCACCCGCACCACGGACTCACTAACGACCCGGTGCAGCAGGCAACCGGCCCGGGCGCAGGCGGCTGGAGCCCGGCGTATCCGCCTCCTCCGCCTCCatccgctgccgccgccgcgcCGCCGCCGCGTGACGACTGGTCCACGCATCATCATTACGCCGCCGCAGCGGCAGCGGCCGCGTCCACCGCGTCCACGGTGCCCGGCGCGGTGGGGCCCACGCTGGGCTTCAGCCCCCCGGAGTTCAGCGGGCAGCCGCCCGCGCTGCTGCCCGCGTCCCTGAACGTGTCCGCGGGGCCGCTGTCTCCGGGCTCCCCGCAGCGGAGGAACCCGTATGACTGGATCCGACGCAGCTCCGCACCGCCCGCAAACCCAA ATGGAAAAACTCGCACCAAAGACAAGTACCGTGTGGTTTACACCGACCACCAGCggctggagctggagaaggagttTCACTACAGCAAATACATCACCATCAGGAGGAAGGCGGAGCTAGCGTTATCGCTCAGTCTGTCAGAGAGACAG GTGAAGATCTGGTTCCAGAATCGCAGAGCGAAGGAGCGAAAGATCAACAAGAAGAAGCTCCAGCAGCCGGCCTCCTCCACGACCACGCCCACCCCTCCCACCGGGACCAGCGGCGGAGGAGGCGGTCTCCATAGAAACGGTAGCAGCAGTGTCACTATGGTGAcgagcagcagcggcagcaacgGGCTGGTGTCCCCATCGTCTCTGCCTCTGAACATCAAAGAGGAGTACTGA
- the LOC122779858 gene encoding cysteine-rich and transmembrane domain-containing protein 1-like: MSSDQPPPYRPLYPETQPSPGFPTALSSQHVAFPGSSFQTFPQSYTGGGEQSYYSGPPAETMGPPGTFVIQPGYQGYQRVGPGPDPKLYGEAPKHTVFVVEPQDQRRGHAEDSFLTSCLPALCCCCLWNLVRSHLG, encoded by the exons ATGAGCAGCGATCAGCCTCCTCCGTATCGTCCTCTTTACCCTGAGACTCAGCCGAGCCCTGGTTTCCCCACAG CTCTCAGCTCTCAGCATGTGGCCTTCCCCGGCTCCTCATTCCAG ACTTTTCCTCAGAGCTACACAGGTGGAGGAGAACAGTCCTACTACTCTGGGCCTCCAGCAGAGACGATGGGGCCTCCAGGAACCTTTGTCATTCAGCCTGGATACCAGGGTTACCAGAGGGTCGGCCCCGGCCCCGACCCCAAACTGTACGGAGAGGCACCAAAACACACAG TGTTCGTGGTGGAGCCGCAGGATCAGCGGCGAGGACATGCCGAGGACTCGTTTCTAACAAGCTGTTTAcctgctctgtgctgctgctgcctctggaaCCTGGTGAGGTCGCACCTCGgctga